Below is a window of Halobacillus amylolyticus DNA.
AACGACGGGAGCGATGTTTAAAGGGCACTTCTGCTTTAGGTTCTCTTTTTCTAGCAGCAGACACTATTGAAACAATCGTCAACACAATGATGTCAACAAATAAAAAAACGTCAAAAGGATTAGCAAGTGTAGCCGTACTTCCCCCTAAATCGCTAAAGTTATTAGTCTGGAAAACGACAGGCAAAGTGATAAAGTCGTTGAAAAAGCGATAGTATAATAAGTTAGCGTACAGAACGCCAGTGGCTAATAGATTGGCCAATGCTTTGTAGATAATGTTTTTAATGAATTTGTCTGATCGAACAAGTGTAAATAATAAGATAGAGAAGCTTAAAGGTGAAATGAATAGAATAACTTCCTCTAGTAACGATTCTACTGATAACTCAAACAAAAATCTTAAGACAACGTAAGTTTTCAACCATAACAGTATGATGGATGTCATATAGCCGTTTTGAAACTTACCAAATGCCCCTTTTACATCCTTCATTATAATAGTCACTCCTTATAAAATATAGGGAATCGGTAATTAAGGAATCCTGCATTAAAACAGGTAATAAGCACAGTGAATACGGTGTTTTATGAACTACAGTGTTCTAGAGTATAATATAGAAAAGTGTTTGGTTCAATGGATCCTCTTTTCTATTAAAGCCGTATCCCCTTCTTTGAAACTACTAACCCTCTTCTATTAATTTGAGCCATGGTATAACGCCTTCATGCAACCATCCTCTCAGAATATCATATGGTCTTGCCCAAATCGACGATAGATAAAACAAGGCTATTGATTTGCTCACTTTTAATGGAATACAATGATCCCCTTCGTTCCTTTCGTAGTGTTACTAGTCCCAATTTTCTTAATATACTTAGATGATGAGAGGCTGTCCCAGAAGATGTGCCAATAATAGTGGCCATTTCACCTACGGATAATTCGTTCTTTTGTGTTAAAGCAAAGATAACTTTTAGTTTAGTTGGGCTAGCCATGATTTTAAGCATACTTACTGAAAAGCCAAAATCATAAGCCACTAAATTTCTTTTAATGCAATCTACATTATTTTCTACTGAAAAAACGTGCTTTTGTTGATGACTATTAATATAGCACACATCCTTCATTATGTTCATATGTTCATATGTTTCCATCCCATCTTAGGATGTCGGATGTAATTGGTCAACCCTAGTACAGAGACTCAGGGGTTTTTTGCAATTTATAGGCGGGGTTATTTGATAGAATTACGCCTATTTTTACCCTCATTCTTATTTCTTCAAGGAAACTCCTTACGAACATAAGGTTGTTCACAGACTATATTTATGAACATATGAACAAATATTGAAATGTTTATTACAATTATTTGTTGAAATTTTGACGGTTTATTGAACTCCATTTTTTAGACTTCCTTTTTCCTTTATTCTTTGTCAAGTACTCCATTTGCTTGTCTTAGATAGGAAATAGCATTTGTATAAATGTGGAAGGAGGATCAAATAAGCCTATATGAATATAAAAATTGTTGTGAAATACATAGCTAGTCCCCTTGCTTTGTTATTCATTCTTTCGGGATGTAGCGCTGGTGTACTTGATCCAAAGGGACCTGTTGCAAGTACACAGTATGATTTGATTATTTATTCGATTATATTGATGAGTGTTGTCTTAGTGCCAGTGTTTATTGTCTTCGGTTATGTGGTGTACAAGTATCGGGAGCGTCCTGAAAATAAAGATTACGAACCGCCAGAGATTGAGGGGAATAAAAAACTGGAGGTTTTGTGGACAGTGATTCCGATCATTATTGTTACCCTACTTGCTGTGCCAACAGTTAAAGCAACCTATGAT
It encodes the following:
- a CDS encoding ArsR/SmtB family transcription factor, which translates into the protein METYEHMNIMKDVCYINSHQQKHVFSVENNVDCIKRNLVAYDFGFSVSMLKIMASPTKLKVIFALTQKNELSVGEMATIIGTSSGTASHHLSILRKLGLVTLRKERRGSLYSIKSEQINSLVLSIVDLGKTI